A genomic region of Photobacterium swingsii contains the following coding sequences:
- a CDS encoding MliC family protein, with amino-acid sequence MRRLILLAISYLFVGCSVEQSALPVEIKYNCLEGQFFTVRYPTIETAVIYYLNDVRTLQQRASGSGAKYQDLAGDTSLFTKGDEAFLEWDGFRIAGCMAEE; translated from the coding sequence ATGCGTAGGTTGATTCTTCTTGCTATAAGTTATTTATTCGTTGGGTGCTCTGTTGAGCAGTCGGCGCTTCCTGTAGAGATTAAGTATAACTGTTTAGAAGGGCAGTTCTTTACAGTGCGCTACCCGACGATAGAAACTGCTGTTATTTATTACTTAAACGATGTCAGGACGCTGCAACAGCGTGCTTCTGGCTCAGGTGCTAAATATCAAGATCTGGCTGGGGACACGTCATTGTTTACGAAAGGTGATGAGGCATTCCTTGAGTGGGATGGATTTCGAATCGCTGGGTGTATGGCTGAAGAGTAA
- a CDS encoding GH36-type glycosyl hydrolase domain-containing protein gives MKYGYFDNDNREYVITRPDVPAPWTNYLGTEKFCTVISHNAGGYSFYNSPEYNRVTKFRPNGTFDRPGHYVYLRDDETGDYWSISWQPVAKSLEEATYEVRHGLSYSTFKCDYNGIKAQKTLFVPKGEDAEIWDVVLKNDSNKPRTISAFSFVEFSFSHIESDNQNHQMSLYSAGTAYQQGVIEYDLYYNTNDFEGFYYLASTFDPDSYDGQRDSFLGLYRDESNPIAVEQGKCTNSAQTCYNHCGSLHKQFVIQPGEEIRFIYILGLGKGNGARLREKYQDHANVDAAFADIKAHWDERCAKFQVKSPNEGLDTMLNAWTLYQAETCVVWSRFASFIEVGGRTGLGYRDTAQDAMAVPHSNPEMTKKRLVDLLRGQVKAGYGLHLFDPDWFDPEKADVAPSKSPTVVPTPSDEDKIHGIEDTCSDDHLWLVPTICKYVMETGETEFFDQVIPYADGGEATVYEHMKAALDFTAEHVGRTGIAKGLRADWNDCLNLGGGESSMVAFLHYWAITEFIELAKFLGKDDDIARYQDMAGGVKHACETHLWDENGGWYIRGITKNGDKVGTHEQTEGKVHLESNTWAVVSGAVTQERGEKAMNAVDEYLYSDYGLHLNAPSFATPNDDIGFVTRVYQGVKENGAIFSHPNPWAWVAEAKLGRGDQAMKFYDALNPYNQNDMIETRVTEPYSYVQFIMGRDHQDHGRANHPWLTGTSGWAYIAATNYILGVRLSFDGLIVDPCIPKAWPGFEVTRQWRGATFNITVENPANVSKGIASITLNGNAIAGAIPAQAAGSVNTVTVVMG, from the coding sequence ATGAAATACGGCTATTTTGATAACGACAACCGTGAATACGTCATTACCCGACCAGATGTTCCAGCACCTTGGACTAACTACCTCGGCACGGAAAAATTCTGTACTGTGATCTCTCACAATGCAGGCGGCTACTCGTTTTACAACTCACCCGAGTACAATCGCGTTACTAAATTCCGCCCAAACGGTACCTTTGATCGCCCAGGGCATTATGTTTACCTGCGCGATGATGAAACTGGCGATTACTGGTCTATCTCGTGGCAACCTGTCGCAAAAAGCTTAGAAGAAGCCACATACGAAGTGCGTCATGGCTTATCTTACTCAACATTTAAGTGCGACTATAACGGTATCAAAGCACAAAAAACCTTGTTTGTACCTAAAGGTGAAGATGCAGAGATCTGGGATGTTGTACTTAAAAATGACAGCAATAAACCTCGTACCATCAGCGCATTCTCATTTGTTGAATTTTCATTTAGCCACATTGAATCTGATAACCAAAACCATCAGATGAGCCTTTACTCTGCTGGCACCGCTTATCAACAAGGGGTGATTGAATACGATCTGTATTACAACACCAATGATTTCGAAGGCTTCTATTACCTTGCTTCAACCTTTGATCCTGACAGCTACGATGGTCAACGTGATAGCTTCCTTGGTCTGTATCGCGACGAGTCAAACCCGATAGCCGTTGAACAAGGCAAGTGTACGAATAGTGCGCAAACCTGTTACAACCACTGTGGCTCGCTACACAAGCAATTTGTAATTCAACCCGGTGAAGAAATACGTTTTATTTATATCCTAGGTTTGGGTAAAGGTAACGGTGCAAGACTACGTGAAAAATACCAAGATCATGCCAATGTTGATGCCGCTTTTGCTGATATCAAGGCGCACTGGGATGAGCGCTGTGCCAAATTCCAAGTAAAATCGCCTAACGAAGGGTTAGATACCATGTTGAATGCATGGACCCTTTATCAGGCAGAAACCTGTGTGGTTTGGTCTCGTTTTGCTTCATTTATCGAAGTGGGCGGGCGTACGGGCTTGGGTTACCGTGACACAGCTCAAGACGCCATGGCAGTCCCACATTCCAACCCTGAGATGACCAAAAAACGCCTCGTGGATCTACTCCGTGGCCAAGTAAAAGCAGGCTATGGTCTACACCTGTTTGATCCAGATTGGTTTGACCCAGAAAAAGCGGATGTTGCACCATCAAAATCACCGACAGTTGTGCCAACACCAAGTGATGAAGACAAGATCCACGGCATTGAAGATACCTGCTCTGATGATCACCTGTGGCTAGTACCAACCATCTGTAAATACGTCATGGAAACAGGCGAAACCGAGTTCTTCGATCAAGTCATCCCTTATGCCGATGGTGGCGAAGCAACTGTATATGAGCACATGAAAGCGGCACTCGATTTCACCGCCGAGCATGTAGGTCGTACCGGTATCGCCAAAGGCCTGCGTGCAGATTGGAATGATTGCCTCAACTTAGGCGGTGGCGAATCCTCCATGGTGGCTTTCCTCCACTATTGGGCGATCACTGAATTTATTGAGCTCGCCAAATTCCTGGGTAAAGATGACGATATCGCACGCTATCAAGATATGGCAGGTGGTGTGAAGCATGCTTGCGAAACGCACTTATGGGATGAAAATGGTGGTTGGTACATCCGTGGTATCACTAAAAATGGTGACAAAGTCGGCACTCACGAACAGACCGAAGGTAAAGTCCACCTTGAATCAAATACATGGGCGGTTGTTTCAGGTGCGGTAACACAAGAGCGTGGTGAAAAAGCCATGAATGCCGTCGATGAGTACCTTTACTCTGACTATGGATTACACCTCAATGCACCATCATTTGCTACCCCTAATGACGACATTGGTTTTGTGACTCGCGTATACCAAGGCGTTAAAGAGAATGGCGCTATCTTCTCACACCCTAACCCATGGGCATGGGTTGCCGAAGCAAAACTAGGTCGAGGCGATCAGGCGATGAAATTCTACGATGCCCTAAATCCCTACAATCAAAATGACATGATTGAAACGCGCGTGACAGAACCTTATTCATACGTGCAATTCATCATGGGTCGCGATCATCAAGATCATGGTCGTGCAAACCACCCTTGGCTAACCGGCACTTCTGGCTGGGCTTACATTGCAGCAACAAACTACATTCTCGGCGTACGTTTAAGCTTTGATGGTTTGATTGTAGATCCATGTATTCCAAAAGCCTGGCCTGGCTTTGAAGTCACTCGTCAATGGCGTGGAGCGACCTTCAATATTACCGTCGAAAATCCAGCTAACGTCAGTAAGGGCATAGCCTCTATAACCCTCAATGGCAACGCTATTGCAGGGGCAATTCCCGCACAAGCGGCAGGTTCAGTGAATACTGTTACTGTCGTAATGGGTTAA
- a CDS encoding phosphoglucomutase/phosphomannomutase family protein: MIKFGTGGWRALIGEEFTKDNVRLVAQALANIMMAEQVHNNGFVIGYDRRFLSDKAAAWFAEVLAGNGIKVSFINKYVPTPIVMFKSKDMGATYSACITASHNPADYNGIKVFIEGGRDADEIITEKIERQVAQILPHTIQSVEFETAQRDGLIDVINPMNDFVDSIINFIDIEAIKKANLRVVIDPMFGVAKNALQTVLISGRCDVDVINDGQNPSFGGLMPSPNAATLYRLKHIVAHEGYDIGIGTDGDADRLGIIDEKGNFIHPNEVLLLLYYYLLEYKGWKGSVVRNIATTHLLDKVAHAHGEQCFEVPVGFKHISSQMEADDSLLGGESSGGLTIRGHIKGKDGVFASSLLVEMISVTGKKLSEMLDEIYDKYGYAYTAEGDCTFKASERENLYNKIYIDKQLPEFTDEIEKVSYADGAKVYFKHGGWALARFSGTEPLLRIFVEMENKERAEAVLEKMRKFLLV, translated from the coding sequence ATGATCAAGTTTGGAACAGGCGGCTGGCGCGCCCTGATAGGCGAAGAGTTCACAAAAGACAATGTTAGATTGGTGGCTCAAGCCCTCGCCAATATTATGATGGCGGAACAAGTTCACAATAATGGCTTTGTTATCGGTTACGATCGCCGTTTTCTATCCGATAAAGCAGCCGCATGGTTTGCTGAAGTTTTAGCGGGTAATGGCATCAAAGTTAGCTTTATCAATAAATACGTACCAACCCCAATTGTCATGTTTAAATCAAAAGATATGGGGGCGACCTACTCTGCCTGTATAACAGCCTCGCATAATCCAGCAGACTACAACGGAATCAAAGTATTCATTGAAGGTGGTCGAGATGCCGATGAGATCATCACAGAAAAAATTGAACGGCAGGTAGCGCAAATTCTGCCACACACTATCCAGTCTGTTGAGTTCGAGACGGCTCAACGCGATGGGTTAATCGACGTTATTAACCCAATGAACGATTTTGTTGATTCCATCATCAACTTTATTGATATAGAGGCAATCAAAAAAGCGAACCTGCGGGTTGTTATTGACCCGATGTTTGGCGTTGCCAAGAATGCACTTCAAACCGTTTTAATATCTGGGCGCTGCGATGTCGATGTTATTAACGATGGTCAAAACCCCTCTTTTGGTGGACTAATGCCCTCCCCTAATGCCGCTACCTTATACCGCTTAAAGCACATCGTTGCCCACGAGGGTTACGACATAGGTATAGGGACCGATGGCGATGCCGATAGACTTGGTATTATCGATGAAAAAGGAAACTTCATTCATCCTAATGAAGTGCTGCTATTACTTTACTACTACCTGCTTGAATATAAGGGCTGGAAAGGCTCTGTTGTACGAAACATAGCAACAACTCATCTACTGGATAAAGTCGCTCATGCTCACGGTGAACAGTGCTTTGAAGTCCCTGTTGGCTTTAAACATATCAGTTCCCAAATGGAAGCAGATGACTCATTACTAGGTGGTGAAAGCTCAGGTGGTTTGACAATACGCGGCCATATCAAAGGGAAAGACGGCGTTTTTGCTTCAAGCCTGCTTGTTGAAATGATCAGTGTGACAGGGAAGAAGCTCTCTGAAATGCTTGATGAGATCTACGATAAATATGGCTATGCCTACACTGCGGAAGGTGACTGTACATTTAAAGCATCGGAAAGAGAAAACCTTTACAACAAAATTTACATCGACAAGCAGCTACCTGAATTTACAGATGAAATAGAGAAAGTCAGTTACGCTGATGGCGCCAAAGTGTATTTCAAACATGGTGGTTGGGCGCTAGCTCGTTTCTCTGGTACCGAACCACTATTGCGTATTTTTGTGGAAATGGAAAACAAAGAAAGAGCAGAAGCGGTACTTGAAAAAATGCGTAAGTTTTTGCTTGTGTAG